In the genome of Aspergillus flavus chromosome 8, complete sequence, one region contains:
- a CDS encoding prion-inhibition and propagation-domain-containing protein, which produces MSTAESLLELARNARAECNTGQRKFSTALPALDALVSELEVYKSVMRKPVNSETLTNLESHLTPCAGALNVLLITRRKYRSEMSAFERAKWKTTDGEKFTDTVNRLQNATNLLRGTLRMTREVQLHRMAETNPKMAKEEARETTAETMKANAKPDTCRNGAGCRVIEWIQLMLVARDVPDKYQQLRLRLEIEQGRLLSWGHSFGLLQEESEEEDASRISIPEQVRYMVQGYIEPLWQKVLHFTAETPSFVPRDKREETPSVHHGGMARRFRLDRMYAKARQGTIKFKDRVNWAYWQMDKLEDLVECMRHVNGSVIALAEVKTQQEIQETVKATLMGLLSLQDTVNGLKELIVAVEEKRLDNRSSQMPLGEPNDLLLGLANLKKMRLQIGHDKNDGSLQSDLKIQPERVWPMNKMKYPSPQRQDATLDGKEGFWVEYKDYSSSDRIVGPTKDEIERHIVRELAALLISKLPSSFRVARCVGYYEEAGSFGLVFEKHAAHADQTIIPLSHCLSLETQMPSLGERIALAQGIVQTVFQLHVVGWLHKGLRPANILLFEDHNGGIAYDKSYISGFEDARPVAQPNLTEEAHSRLLNDDWYRHPDIQTVKPAHREFQYCMRYDLYSLGILLVEIALWKPVLDIQSNVGPGDIKSFILSHNTQCLQRIQFAFGRKYAEIVMNCLNPGEEMDDHTQMDSYIYYFEKLVVKPMKQMSVD; this is translated from the exons ATGTCAACCGCCGAAAGCCTACTCGAACTCGCCCGAAACGCACGAGCAGAATGCAACACCGGCCAGCGCAAATTCAGCACCGCACTTCCCGCCCTAGACGCACTGGTGTCGGAGCTGGAAGTGTATAAATCTGTCATGCGCAAGCCCGTGAACAGTGAAACGCTGACCAACCTGGAAAGTCATCTGACGCCGTGTGCGGGGGCTTTAAACGTGCTCCTGATAACCCGGCGTAAGTATCGGAGCGAGATGTCGGCGTTCGAGCGCGCAAAGTGGAAGACGACCGACGGGGAGAAGTTTACAGATACAGTCAACCGGCTACAGAATGCGACGAATCTTCTACGGGGTACGCTGCGGATGACGCGTGAAGTCCAGCTCCACCGCATGGCGGAGACGAATCCCAAAATGGCCAAGGAAGAAGCCAGAGAGACTACGGCGGAGACAATGAAGGCGAACGCGAAACCTGACACTTGCCGGAATGGTGCCGGATGTCGTGTCATAGAGT GGATCCAGCTAATGCTTGTTGCACGTGATGTGCCTGACAAGTATCAACAATTGCGACTTCGTCTGGAGATCGAGCAAGGGAGGCTCCTTAGTTGGGGCCATAGCTTTGGATTATTGCAGGAAGAatcggaggaggaggatgcaTCGAGGATTTCGATCCCCGAACAGGTCCGGTATATGGTTCAGGGATACATTGAGCCGCTGTGGCAAAAGGTCCTGCATTTCACGGCAGAGACCCCGAGCTTCGTTCCCAGGGAcaagagagaagaaacacCGAGCGTGCATCATGGAGGCATGGCGCGACGGTTTCGGCTGGACCGCATGTATGCGAAGGCCAGGCAGGGAACTATTAAATTCAAAGACCGTGTCAATTGGGCTTATTGGCAGATGGACAAGTTGGAAGATTTGGTGGAATGTATGAGACATGTCAATGGTAGTGTCATCGCCCTGGCCGAGGTGAAAACGCAGCAGGAGATCCAGGAAACCGTTAAAGCGACGCTGATGGGCCTGCTCAGTTTACAGGACACTGTTAATGGACTAAAGGAGCTAATTGTGGCTGTCGAGGAGAAGCGCCTTGATAACCGGTCATCGCAGATGCCGCTGGGTGAACCGAATGATCTACTCCTAGGTTTAGCCAACCTGAAAAAAATGCGACTGCAAATTGGACACGACAAGAATGACGGTAGCCTCCAATCTGACCTAAAGATCCAACCAGAAAGAGTCTGGCCCATGAACAAGATGAAATATCCCTCGCCTCAGCGTCAGGATGCCACGTTGGATGGCAAGGAAGGGTTCTGGGTGGAATACAAGGACTATTCGAGTTCGGACCGAATAGTGGGCCCAACGAAGGACGAGATTGAGCGTCATATCGTCCGAGAACTGGCAGCGCTCCTAATCTCCAAGCTTCCAAGTAGTTTTCGCGTGGCGCGGTGTGTTGGGTACTACGAGGAGGCCGGGTCGTTCGGCTTGGTTTTCGAGAAGCACGCCGCACACGCCGACCAAACCATCATCCCACTCTCTCATTGTTTGTCTCTTGAGACCCAGATGCCCAGTCTCGGGGAGCGGATCGCCCTTGCGCAAGGAATTGTCCAGACGGTGTTCCAACTGCATGTGGTAGGGTGGCTCCATAAAGGGCTTCGGCCTGCGAATATCCTTCTGTTCGAGGACCATAACGGGGGCATTGCCTATGACAAGTCATATATTTCCGGATTTGAAGATGCTCGCCCGGTAGCACAGCCAAACCTAACGGAGGAGGCCCATTCACGTTTGTTGAATGATGACTGGTATCGACACCCAGACATTCAAACTGTGAAGCCGGCGCATCGGGAATTTCAATATTGCATGCGGTATGACCTTTATTCACTTGGAATACTGCTTGTCGAGATCGCCCTGTGGAAACCTGTCCTCGATATTCAGTCGAATGTCGGTCCAGGCGACATCAAATCTTTCATTTTAAGCCACAATACCCAGTGTTTACAGAGGATTCAATTTGCGTTCGGTAGAAAATATGCTGAAATTGTTATGAATTGTTTGAATCCAGGCGAAGAAATGGATGATCATACCCAAATGGATAGCTACATCTATTATTTTGAGAAGCTGGTCGTGAAACCCATGAAGCAGATGTCTGTAGATTGA
- a CDS encoding putative endo-1,4-beta-xylanase B precursor (unnamed protein product) — protein sequence MVSASQLLFCLPVLGALATPTDSTTAQAVARSPEFLEHMGALIANATGEATLERRDATFKTSKDGVDAAGFYYSLYNANGAGAEYSESENSGQFKLSWNTNSEFLGGKGFKGGSPRSLSWDGQFQAEGDFTLAVYGWTTDPVTEWYVVEAHGTGTPGNGHILGQVEDDGGIYDVYMLPYRNVPEIYGVTNFNQLWSVRREARHTGTVDVAAHFKRWQELGLKPGNPVFQMVTAEGFKGSGNLDFTLQK from the exons ATGGTGTCAGCCAGTCAATTGCTGTTCTGCCTTCCTGTCCTAGGAGCGCTCGCAACTCCCACGGATAGCACCACAGCCCAAGCTGTCGCTAGGTCTCCTGAATTTCTCGAACACATGGGAGCTCTTATCGCCAATGCAACAGGAGAAGCAACCCTTGAAAGGCGCGATGCGACGTTCAAAACAAGCAAGGACGGCGTAGACGCCGCAGGGTTTTACTACTCCCTATACAACGCGAACGGCGCAGGTGCCGAATACTCTGAATCCGAAAACAGCGGACAGTTCAAGCTCAGCTGGAACACGAACAGCGAGTTTCTGGGCGGAAAGGGCTTCAAGGGTGGAAGTCCTCG CTCCCTGTCTTGGGACGGCCAGTTTCAGGCTGAAGGCGATTTCACTCTGGCGGTCTATGGCTGGACCACGGATCCCGTCACCGAGTGGTACGTTGTCGAAGCTCATGGAACGGGCACGCCGGGTAATGGCCATATTCTCGGCCAggttgaagacgatggcggCATCTATGATGTCTACATGCTCCCCTACAGGAATGTCCCTGAGATCTATGGAGTTACGAACTTTAACCAGTTATGGTCTGTTCGCCGTGAAGCTCGCCATACCGGTACTGTCGACGTTGCTGCTCACTTCAAGCGCTGGCAGGAGCTGGGGCTCAAGCCTGGTAACCCTGTTTTTCAGATGGTCACCGCGGAAGGATTCAAAGGCTCTGGAAATCTTGACTTCACTCTCCAGAAGTAG
- a CDS encoding kinase-like domain-containing protein → MATEWGGQGIGEDPNRPPSYPGQKLCERLSGRQGHWSGKGQVNVEFRPNDVVPLKDDTQVEYKGTYGRVCRSILTVGEETIVVARKEMRLSEVSEEKVNREVKILQSLRHRHLVTFIGSFKARGFASILVYPFATCDLEKLLEELDYAQYHEQKDTVSTLLAELGWIPTTTKAAQWKPGDIFPNLRRICGCVCSALLYLHQHRIRHKDIKPSNVLVGKDGVYITDFNISKAFENDRSSRTMGPYAGTRIYSAPECVYDARSYPSDVYSLGLIFMEIYTYILGRPRSEMEEYTRSNLSLSKDSQIRHAALRVLWVRVIFDGAGRGDFGMSSGMQELILRMISENQDARPDAFEVLSGLWVYSPSGDFFCNECRKHRGWVGYKGLEKRYNQLYKRYQDSLKEKASLEKRSEQAREEVKGGQSGSSPLPQSSERSPSQISVLRSPRTGPTVARNKSGQRLDLDSLSYARHVVSENSSLIDTMNKVQGMRLCRSHYLTERCRHPNCTHRHDTNLTEEELETLRYLTRAQAPCNSGNGCKYPKCIYGHMCPQGPVKRFHNCSFGEDMHISDTVPVLSDSLD, encoded by the exons ATGGCCACAGAATGGGGCGGACAGGGCATCGGCGAAGATCCCAACAGACCCCCAAGCTACCCTGGTCAAAAGCTCTGCGAAAGGCTGTCCGGAAGACAAGGCCATTGGTCTGGCAAGGGACAGGTGAACGTCGAATTTCGACCAAACGATGTCGTGCCTCTAAAGGACGACACGCAGGTCGAATACAAGGGAACATATGGGCGCGTGTGTCGTAGTATTTTGACCGTTGGGGAGGAAACAATCGTCGTGGCACGAAAGGAAATGCGACTTTCTGAAGTttcagaagaaaaggtcaaTCGTGAAGTGAAGATTCTTCAAAGCCTAAGGCATCGCCACCTGGTTACCTTTATCGGGTCATTTAAGGCCAGGGGTTTTGCCAGCATCCTGGTGTATCCGTTTGCGACGTGCGATCTGGAGAAGCTGCTAGAGGAACTGGATTATGCACAGTATCACGAACAAAAAGACACAGTGAGCACTCTGCTTGCTGAGCTCGGGTGgatcccaaccaccaccaaggcaGCTCAGTGGAAGCCGGGAGATATTTTCCCCAATCTGCGACGCATCTGCGGCTGTGTATGTAGCGCCCTTCTTTACCTGCACCAACACCGGATCCGCCATAAGGATATAAAACCATCAAATGTGCTTGTCGGCAAGGATGGGGTCTACATCACTGATTTCAATATCTCCAAGGCATTCGAGAACGACCGGTCATCTCGTACTATGGGCCCCTACGCCGGAACAAGGATATATAGTGCTCCCGAGTGTGTTTATGACGCTCGCTCCTATCCATCGGATGTTTATTCCCTCGGCCTCATCTTCATGGAGATATATACCTATATCCTGGGCAGACCTAGGTCTGAGATGGAAGAGTACACCAGGTCCAACCTCTCACTTTCTAAGGACTCGCAGATCCGACACGCTGCATTACGGGTTCTGTGGGTGAGGGTCATCTTCGATGGGGCTGGGAGGGGCGACTTTGGCATGAGCAGTGGAATGCAAGAGCTGATATTGAGAATGATAAGCGAGAATCAGGACGCACGACCTGATGCTTTTGAGGTCCTGTCTGGGCTCTGGGTTTATAGTCCATCGGGAGACTTTTTCTGCAACGAATGTAGAAAGCATCGAGGCTGGGTCGGTTACAAGGGCCTTGAAAAGCGGTACAACCAGCTTTACAAGCGGTATCAGGATTCCCTGAAAGAGAAAGCTAGCTTAG AGAAGAGATCAGAGCAAGCGCGCGAGGAGGTGAAAGGAGGTCAATCAGGTAGTAGTCCTTTGCCACAATCAAGCGAGCGATCACCATCCCAGATCTCTGTTCTTCGCAGCCCCAGGACAGGACCGACTGTGGCACGCAACAAGAGTGGACAGCGATTAGATTTGGACAGTTTGAGTTATGCGAGGCATGTTGTGAGTGAAAATAGCTCCCTCATCGACACCATGAATAAGGTGCAAGGAATGAGGCTATGCCGTTCGCACTACCTCACAGAGAGGTGTCGGCATCCGAACTGCACTCATCGGCATGACACAAATCTAACagaggaggagcttgagaCATTGCGGTATCTCACACGCGCGCAAGCTCCTTGCAACTCTGGAAATGGTTGCAAGTACCCGAAATGTATATATGGCCATATGTGCCCACAGGGTCCAGTAAAGCGCTTTCATAACTGTAGCTTTGGGGAGGATATGCATATATCCGATACAGTTCCGGTACTCTCTGATTCGTTAGATTGA
- a CDS encoding putative F-box and wd40 domain protein, translating into MTMSMNGRKFVQNFTYNLERDFASPAGEPAAWAPGHPKRWGQERAKIGLGGIASTPTLSPDDKLVAVGVNEKILVFDVATQASLEVLTDEKRVESVQFAPGVVDSRDGKHARYLLASQGGSDENPQVIIWELDEKGKLVTTTEPRLVFEGELGSFSSDGRTLVFFSQNETTQEESREAAALPCINLWNIETQSFRHHLLGHTDRIMWAAMSPDNKLVASVAWDGIARVWDAWSGSCLHVLGPMGGQLWSGAFSPDQEFLAFSQGNPRTYIHVYDIATGKQVSRFDKLHMATRSLSWRHDGTMLACGADDGTLCIWDPYTGEERMRWCLTFDDFLMCRFANTRAVQFVDGGKKLVFQIREGTVEVYDFERNLKQQFTRGVDDKIDRCPVSEMVCSRDSKFVVVPDMDGSLRVWDL; encoded by the coding sequence ATGACCATGTCCATGAACGGAAGAAAATTTGTGCAAAATTTTACCTATAACCTTGAGCGTGACTTCGCTTCTCCCGCTGGAGAACCTGCCGCCTGGGCTCCAGGCCATCCGAAGCGATGGGGACAAGAGAGAGCAAAGATTGGGCTGGGTGGAATAGCATCCACACCCACTCTGAGTCCCGATGATAAACTTGTGGCAGTGGGGGTCAATGAAAAAATACTCGTCTTCGATGTTGCTACGCAGGCGTCTCTCGAAGTATTGACCGATGAAAAGCGGGTTGAGAGTGTCCAGTTTGCACCAGGTGTGGTCGACAGCCGCGATGGCAAACATGCCCGGTATTTGCTGGCGTCACAAGGCGGCAGTGATGAGAACCCACAGGTGATCATATGGGAGCTGGACGAGAAGGGGAAACTCGTCACCACGACAGAGCCCCGACTCGTCTTCGAGGGCGAGCTCGGCTCTTTCAGTTCGGACGGCAGGACGCTGGTCTTTTTCAGCCAGAACGAGACAACTCAAGAGGAAAGCCGCGAAGCTGCAGCTCTTCCCTGTATCAATCTGTGGAATATCGAAACCCAATCCTTTCGACACCACCTGCTGGGCCACACGGACCGGATCATGTGGGCTGCCATGAGCCCCGATAACAAGCTGGTCGCATCCGTCGCATGGGATGGCATAGCCCGGGTCTGGGATGCCTGGTCCGGGTCCTGTCTTCACGTCTTGGGGCCGATGGGCGGCCAGCTCTGGAGCGGAGCCTTCTCTCCGGATCAAGAATTTCTCGCCTTCAGCCAGGGAAATCCCCGGACCTATATCCACGTCTACGATATCGCTACGGGGAAGCAGGTATCTCGCTTTGATAAATTGCACATGGCGACCCGTTCTCTGTCCTGGAGGCACGACGGGACCATGCTCGCCTGCGGGGCTGATGACGGGACACTTTGTATCTGGGATCCATACACTGGAGAGGAGCGGATGCGATGGTGTCTCACATTCGATGACTTCCTTATGTGTCGCTTTGCTAACACTCGAGCTGTGCAGTTTGTGGATGGTGGCAAGAAGTTGGTGTTTCAGATCCGAGAGGGAACTGTGGAAGTGTATGATTTTGAGAGAAATCTCAAGCAGCAGTTTACAAGAGGAGTGGACGACAAGATAGACAGATGTCCTGTCTCGGAGATGGTCTGCTCAAGGGATTCCAAATTTGTTGTGGTCCCGGATATGGATGGATCCTTGAGAGTTTGGGATCTCTAG
- a CDS encoding putative sterol desaturase: MDVLLDILDTYVFDRFYAAILPATNPVTAPAGTYNKHIGLYYPLPPSPYADSSTWKRDDIVRQTMSLFLIGWIFATALYLIGSTIIYHTLFDKRVMRHPHFLPNQIRQEIRQGITSIPVIAVLTAPFFLAEVRGWTKLYDFADEAPFRAYNWLQYPLFVCFTDCGIYWIHRGLHYPPVYRWLHKPHHKWIMPSPFASYAFHPVDGWSQSIPYHVYPLLFPLQKSAYLGLFVFVTMWTVFIHDAEYLSQSVVVNGAACHTMHHLYFNYNYGQFLTFWDRLNGTYRTPKEDGFIQNENRKAQALKQD, encoded by the exons ATGGATGTGCTTCTTGACATCCTCGACACATACGTGTTCGACAGATTCTATGCGGCGATTTTACCAGCGACGAATCCTGTTACGGCACCGGCGGGCACATACAATAAACATATTGGTCTCTACTATCCGCTACCACCGTCTCCGTATGCAGATAGCAGTACATGGAAACGAGATGATATCGTGCGACAGACGATGTCCTTATTCCTAATCGGATG GATTTTCGCAACGGCATTATACCTCATCGGCAGCACAATAATCTACCACACACTCTTCGACAAGCGCGTAATGCGCCACCCCCATTTCCTCCCTAACCAAATCCGCCAAGAAATCCGCCAAGGCATCACCTCCATCCCCGTAATCGCCGTACTCACGGCCCCGTTCTTCCTCGCCGAAGTACGCGGCTGGACCAAGCTCTACGACTTCGCCGACGAGGCCCCCTTCCGCGCCTACAATTGGCTGCAGTATCCGCTGTTCGTGTGTTTCACGGATTGTGGCATTTACTGGATTCATCGGGGATTGCATTACCCGCCGGTGTATCGGTGGTTGCATAAGCCGCATCATAAATGGATTATGCCGAGTCCGTTTGCGAGTTATGCTTTTCATCCGGTTGATGGGTGGTCGCAGAGTATTCCGTATCATGTTTATCCGTTGCTGTTTCCCCTGCAGAAGAGTGCGTATTTGGGGCTTTTTGTCTTTGTCACTATGTGGACGGTTTTTATTC ATGATGCCGAGTATCTTTCACAATCTGTCGTTGTTAACGGTGCGGCGTGTCATACCATGCATCACCTGTACTTCAACTATAACTATGGTCAGTTCTTGACGTTCTGGGATCGGTTGAATGGGACATACCGCACGCCGAAGGAGGATGGATTCATACAAAACGAGAATCGCAAGGCTCAAGCTCTGAAGCAGGATTGA